From a single Entelurus aequoreus isolate RoL-2023_Sb linkage group LG12, RoL_Eaeq_v1.1, whole genome shotgun sequence genomic region:
- the LOC133662133 gene encoding uncharacterized protein LOC133662133 isoform X2, whose product MFRKEKRSAPTVPSIPPRLPTVPSLPPRLPTVPSLPPRPNEQDLDYPFTHRSEVQDSGGTQQTPSTVGKSPTEDLPDVGTNPTPNPGMLKGVMQKVNPFKSSSQVPETGGSESSGQHPGMFKGMIQKVNPFKSSTQAPKHEPQDAEPRDELNEKEKPGMMAGVLHKVNPFKSSTQTPKHEPQDAEPQEPRDEFNEKEKPGMMASVFKVNPFKSSTQTPKHEPQDAEPRDEFNEKEKPGMMAGVLHKVNPFKYSQPKDTQPLQRDVSSSEESLVDNNNMPEKPSRGLKGFMHKVIPSRSSTPMSQEDTVDSDTSLKQDVQPLACSSESLNDGAVERHSVWYLDDPSNCELKTQPNEEKKRKTFRIKRILPSGLFRAKDLNASTDTQPLPQEVEVQTLEMVEMTALNDGSSLDPLEDEDGLLAWWRTVDGWTEWNEATQNNDAEEIVEQAADRVFMAARLFVRLFNHRGASLQQRILELVTLADAADNFHKKTVTASIGGGVASVAGSITTITGLILAPFTAGTSLIVTAVGIGIATAGGVASASANITDTVHSKTDRKKVEKMIQDYQEQMNDIKECLEFLQEGMETLEEWNFEQYAESISKKHLNQNVKHVMKEGGRAGKALVINTESLINTVQVLSVAGGAAKAAQAISITTGVMSGLFLALDLFFLAKDSAELKKGAKTEFAAKIREVCKDLQRGLLELNRIKEELQKTMDGIEVEVKEEDEEILKSDLKKLNELEE is encoded by the exons ATGTTTCGCAAAGAAAAGCGCTCAGCACCCACTGTTCCCTCAATTCCACCGAGATTGCCCACAGTTCCCTCACTTCCACCGAGATTACCCACAGTTCCATCACTTCCACCGAGGCCCAACGAACAG GATCTGGACTATCCATTTACACACCGCTCTGAAGTACAAGACTCAGGCGGAACCCAGCAG acACCCTCCACGGTTGGCAAAAGTCCCACTGAAGACTTGCCAGATGTAGGAACAAATCCCACACCG AACCCTGGTATGCTTAAAGGGGTCATGCAGAAGGTAAACCCATTCAAGTCTTCCTCTCAA GTCCCTGAAACTGGAGGGTCTGAGTCATCAGGACAG CACCCGGGAATGTTTAAAGGGATGATCCAGAAAGTCAATCCATTCAAGTCTTCAACACAG GCACCAAAGCATGAGCCTCAGGATGCAGAGCCCAGAGATGAAttaaatgaaaaagag aaACCAGGAATGATGGCAGGTGTATTACATAAAGTCAATCCATTCAAGTCTTCAACACAG ACACCAAAGCATGAGCCTCAGGATGCAGAGCCCCAAGAGCCCAGAGATGAATTCAATGAAAAAGAG aaaccAGGAATGATGGCAAGTGTATTCAAAGTCAATCCATTCAAGTCTTCAACACAG ACACCAAAGCATGAGCCTCAGGATGCAGAGCCCAGAGATGAATTCAATGAAAAAGAG aaaCCAGGAATGATGGCAGGTGTATTACATAAAGTCAATCCATTCAAATACTCGCAGCCAAAG GACACGCAGCCTCTCCAGCGTGATGTCTCATCCAGCGAAGAAAGCCTGGTCGATAACAACAACATGCCTGAGAAGCCG AGCAGAGGGCTGAAGGGGTTTATGCACAAAGTCATACCATCAAGGTCGAGCACACCG ATGTCACAAGAGGATACTGTGGACTCTGATACATCTCTGAAGCAG GATGTCCAACCATTGGCGTGCAGCTCTGAGAGTTTAAATGATGGCGCAGTAGAGAGACAT TCTGTTTGGTACTTAGATGATCCCAGCAACTGTGAGTTGAAAACTCAGCCAAATgaggaaaagaaaagaaag ACCTTCAGAATCAAAAGAATTCTTCCAAGTGGGCTTTTTCGAGCAAAG GACTTGAACGCATCGACCGACACACAGCCTTTGCCACAG GAGGTGGAGGTCCAAACACTGGAGATGGTTGAAATGACTGCACTCAATGATGGAAGCTCATTAGACCCTTTGGAG GATGAAGATGGACTACTGGCATGGTGGAGAACAGTCGATG GCTGGACTGAGTGGAACGAGGCCACCCAGAATAATGACGCTGAGGA GATAGTGGAACAAGCGGCCGATCGTGTCTTCATGGCGGCCCGGCTCTTTGTTCGCCTTTTCAACCATCGTGGCGCTTCTCTGCAGCAGCGCATCCTGGAGCTCGTCACGCTGGCTGACGCCGCTGACAACTTTCACAAGAAGACGGTTACGGCCAGCATCGGTGGTGGTGTGGCCAGTGTGGCAGGCTCTATTACCACCATCACCGGTCTGATCCTGGCCCCATTCACGGCAGGAACGTCGCTCATTGTCACAGCTGTGGGTATCGGCATTGCCACGGCGGGGGGCGTAGCCTCTGCCTCCGCCAACATCACAGACACGGTGCATTCGAAGACTGATCGTAAGAAGGTGGAAAAAATGATCCAAGACTACCAGGAGCAGATGAATGACATCAAAGAGTGTCTGGAGTTCTTGCAG GAAGGGATGGAAACTCTTGAGGAGTGGAACTTTGAGCAGTACGCCGAGAGCATCTCCAAAAAACATCTCAACCAGAACGTCAAACATGTCATGAAGGAGGGCGGCCGGGCTGGCAAAGCTTTGGTCATCAACACAGAAAGCCTGATCAACACTGTCCAGGTCCTCAGTGTGGCGGGTGGCGCTGCCAAAGCAGCCCAGGCGATAAGCATCACCACTGGGGTCATGTCGGGCCTCTTCCTGGCACTAGATCTCTTCTTCTTGGCCAAGGACTCTGCAGAGCTGAAAAAAGGCGCCAAGACAGAGTTCGCCGCGAAAATCAGAGAAGTTTGCAAAGACCTGCAGCGTGGACTGCTGGAGCTGAACCGCATCAAGGAAGAGCTGCAGAAGACGATGGATGGCATCGAGGTGGAAGTGAAAGAAGAGGACGAGGAGATTTTGAAGTCTGATCTGAAGAAACTCAATGAGCTCGAAGAATGA
- the LOC133662133 gene encoding uncharacterized protein LOC133662133 isoform X1: MFRKEKRSAPTVPSIPPRLPTVPSLPPRLPTVPSLPPRPNEQDLDYPFTHRSEVQDSGGTQQTPSTVGKSPTEDLPDVGTNPTPNPGMLKGVMQKVNPFKSSSQVPETGGSESSGQHPGMFKGMIQKVNPFKSSTQAPKHEPQDAEPRDELNEKEKPGMMAGVLHKVNPFKSSTQTPKHEPQDAEPQEPRDEFNEKEKPGMMASVFKVNPFKSSTQTPKHEPQDAEPRDEFNEKEKPGMMAGVLHKVNPFKYSQPKDTQPLQRDVSSSEESLVDNNNMPEKPKSRGLKGFMHKVIPSRSSTPMSQEDTVDSDTSLKQDVQPLACSSESLNDGAVERHSVWYLDDPSNCELKTQPNEEKKRKTFRIKRILPSGLFRAKDLNASTDTQPLPQEVEVQTLEMVEMTALNDGSSLDPLEDEDGLLAWWRTVDGWTEWNEATQNNDAEEIVEQAADRVFMAARLFVRLFNHRGASLQQRILELVTLADAADNFHKKTVTASIGGGVASVAGSITTITGLILAPFTAGTSLIVTAVGIGIATAGGVASASANITDTVHSKTDRKKVEKMIQDYQEQMNDIKECLEFLQEGMETLEEWNFEQYAESISKKHLNQNVKHVMKEGGRAGKALVINTESLINTVQVLSVAGGAAKAAQAISITTGVMSGLFLALDLFFLAKDSAELKKGAKTEFAAKIREVCKDLQRGLLELNRIKEELQKTMDGIEVEVKEEDEEILKSDLKKLNELEE, from the exons ATGTTTCGCAAAGAAAAGCGCTCAGCACCCACTGTTCCCTCAATTCCACCGAGATTGCCCACAGTTCCCTCACTTCCACCGAGATTACCCACAGTTCCATCACTTCCACCGAGGCCCAACGAACAG GATCTGGACTATCCATTTACACACCGCTCTGAAGTACAAGACTCAGGCGGAACCCAGCAG acACCCTCCACGGTTGGCAAAAGTCCCACTGAAGACTTGCCAGATGTAGGAACAAATCCCACACCG AACCCTGGTATGCTTAAAGGGGTCATGCAGAAGGTAAACCCATTCAAGTCTTCCTCTCAA GTCCCTGAAACTGGAGGGTCTGAGTCATCAGGACAG CACCCGGGAATGTTTAAAGGGATGATCCAGAAAGTCAATCCATTCAAGTCTTCAACACAG GCACCAAAGCATGAGCCTCAGGATGCAGAGCCCAGAGATGAAttaaatgaaaaagag aaACCAGGAATGATGGCAGGTGTATTACATAAAGTCAATCCATTCAAGTCTTCAACACAG ACACCAAAGCATGAGCCTCAGGATGCAGAGCCCCAAGAGCCCAGAGATGAATTCAATGAAAAAGAG aaaccAGGAATGATGGCAAGTGTATTCAAAGTCAATCCATTCAAGTCTTCAACACAG ACACCAAAGCATGAGCCTCAGGATGCAGAGCCCAGAGATGAATTCAATGAAAAAGAG aaaCCAGGAATGATGGCAGGTGTATTACATAAAGTCAATCCATTCAAATACTCGCAGCCAAAG GACACGCAGCCTCTCCAGCGTGATGTCTCATCCAGCGAAGAAAGCCTGGTCGATAACAACAACATGCCTGAGAAGCCG aAGAGCAGAGGGCTGAAGGGGTTTATGCACAAAGTCATACCATCAAGGTCGAGCACACCG ATGTCACAAGAGGATACTGTGGACTCTGATACATCTCTGAAGCAG GATGTCCAACCATTGGCGTGCAGCTCTGAGAGTTTAAATGATGGCGCAGTAGAGAGACAT TCTGTTTGGTACTTAGATGATCCCAGCAACTGTGAGTTGAAAACTCAGCCAAATgaggaaaagaaaagaaag ACCTTCAGAATCAAAAGAATTCTTCCAAGTGGGCTTTTTCGAGCAAAG GACTTGAACGCATCGACCGACACACAGCCTTTGCCACAG GAGGTGGAGGTCCAAACACTGGAGATGGTTGAAATGACTGCACTCAATGATGGAAGCTCATTAGACCCTTTGGAG GATGAAGATGGACTACTGGCATGGTGGAGAACAGTCGATG GCTGGACTGAGTGGAACGAGGCCACCCAGAATAATGACGCTGAGGA GATAGTGGAACAAGCGGCCGATCGTGTCTTCATGGCGGCCCGGCTCTTTGTTCGCCTTTTCAACCATCGTGGCGCTTCTCTGCAGCAGCGCATCCTGGAGCTCGTCACGCTGGCTGACGCCGCTGACAACTTTCACAAGAAGACGGTTACGGCCAGCATCGGTGGTGGTGTGGCCAGTGTGGCAGGCTCTATTACCACCATCACCGGTCTGATCCTGGCCCCATTCACGGCAGGAACGTCGCTCATTGTCACAGCTGTGGGTATCGGCATTGCCACGGCGGGGGGCGTAGCCTCTGCCTCCGCCAACATCACAGACACGGTGCATTCGAAGACTGATCGTAAGAAGGTGGAAAAAATGATCCAAGACTACCAGGAGCAGATGAATGACATCAAAGAGTGTCTGGAGTTCTTGCAG GAAGGGATGGAAACTCTTGAGGAGTGGAACTTTGAGCAGTACGCCGAGAGCATCTCCAAAAAACATCTCAACCAGAACGTCAAACATGTCATGAAGGAGGGCGGCCGGGCTGGCAAAGCTTTGGTCATCAACACAGAAAGCCTGATCAACACTGTCCAGGTCCTCAGTGTGGCGGGTGGCGCTGCCAAAGCAGCCCAGGCGATAAGCATCACCACTGGGGTCATGTCGGGCCTCTTCCTGGCACTAGATCTCTTCTTCTTGGCCAAGGACTCTGCAGAGCTGAAAAAAGGCGCCAAGACAGAGTTCGCCGCGAAAATCAGAGAAGTTTGCAAAGACCTGCAGCGTGGACTGCTGGAGCTGAACCGCATCAAGGAAGAGCTGCAGAAGACGATGGATGGCATCGAGGTGGAAGTGAAAGAAGAGGACGAGGAGATTTTGAAGTCTGATCTGAAGAAACTCAATGAGCTCGAAGAATGA
- the LOC133662133 gene encoding uncharacterized protein LOC133662133 isoform X3 produces the protein MFRKEKRSAPTVPSIPPRLPTVPSLPPRLPTVPSLPPRPNEQDLDYPFTHRSEVQDSGGTQQTVGKSPTEDLPDVGTNPTPNPGMLKGVMQKVNPFKSSSQVPETGGSESSGQHPGMFKGMIQKVNPFKSSTQAPKHEPQDAEPRDELNEKEKPGMMAGVLHKVNPFKSSTQTPKHEPQDAEPQEPRDEFNEKEKPGMMASVFKVNPFKSSTQTPKHEPQDAEPRDEFNEKEKPGMMAGVLHKVNPFKYSQPKDTQPLQRDVSSSEESLVDNNNMPEKPKSRGLKGFMHKVIPSRSSTPMSQEDTVDSDTSLKQDVQPLACSSESLNDGAVERHSVWYLDDPSNCELKTQPNEEKKRKTFRIKRILPSGLFRAKDLNASTDTQPLPQEVEVQTLEMVEMTALNDGSSLDPLEDEDGLLAWWRTVDGWTEWNEATQNNDAEEIVEQAADRVFMAARLFVRLFNHRGASLQQRILELVTLADAADNFHKKTVTASIGGGVASVAGSITTITGLILAPFTAGTSLIVTAVGIGIATAGGVASASANITDTVHSKTDRKKVEKMIQDYQEQMNDIKECLEFLQEGMETLEEWNFEQYAESISKKHLNQNVKHVMKEGGRAGKALVINTESLINTVQVLSVAGGAAKAAQAISITTGVMSGLFLALDLFFLAKDSAELKKGAKTEFAAKIREVCKDLQRGLLELNRIKEELQKTMDGIEVEVKEEDEEILKSDLKKLNELEE, from the exons ATGTTTCGCAAAGAAAAGCGCTCAGCACCCACTGTTCCCTCAATTCCACCGAGATTGCCCACAGTTCCCTCACTTCCACCGAGATTACCCACAGTTCCATCACTTCCACCGAGGCCCAACGAACAG GATCTGGACTATCCATTTACACACCGCTCTGAAGTACAAGACTCAGGCGGAACCCAGCAG ACGGTTGGCAAAAGTCCCACTGAAGACTTGCCAGATGTAGGAACAAATCCCACACCG AACCCTGGTATGCTTAAAGGGGTCATGCAGAAGGTAAACCCATTCAAGTCTTCCTCTCAA GTCCCTGAAACTGGAGGGTCTGAGTCATCAGGACAG CACCCGGGAATGTTTAAAGGGATGATCCAGAAAGTCAATCCATTCAAGTCTTCAACACAG GCACCAAAGCATGAGCCTCAGGATGCAGAGCCCAGAGATGAAttaaatgaaaaagag aaACCAGGAATGATGGCAGGTGTATTACATAAAGTCAATCCATTCAAGTCTTCAACACAG ACACCAAAGCATGAGCCTCAGGATGCAGAGCCCCAAGAGCCCAGAGATGAATTCAATGAAAAAGAG aaaccAGGAATGATGGCAAGTGTATTCAAAGTCAATCCATTCAAGTCTTCAACACAG ACACCAAAGCATGAGCCTCAGGATGCAGAGCCCAGAGATGAATTCAATGAAAAAGAG aaaCCAGGAATGATGGCAGGTGTATTACATAAAGTCAATCCATTCAAATACTCGCAGCCAAAG GACACGCAGCCTCTCCAGCGTGATGTCTCATCCAGCGAAGAAAGCCTGGTCGATAACAACAACATGCCTGAGAAGCCG aAGAGCAGAGGGCTGAAGGGGTTTATGCACAAAGTCATACCATCAAGGTCGAGCACACCG ATGTCACAAGAGGATACTGTGGACTCTGATACATCTCTGAAGCAG GATGTCCAACCATTGGCGTGCAGCTCTGAGAGTTTAAATGATGGCGCAGTAGAGAGACAT TCTGTTTGGTACTTAGATGATCCCAGCAACTGTGAGTTGAAAACTCAGCCAAATgaggaaaagaaaagaaag ACCTTCAGAATCAAAAGAATTCTTCCAAGTGGGCTTTTTCGAGCAAAG GACTTGAACGCATCGACCGACACACAGCCTTTGCCACAG GAGGTGGAGGTCCAAACACTGGAGATGGTTGAAATGACTGCACTCAATGATGGAAGCTCATTAGACCCTTTGGAG GATGAAGATGGACTACTGGCATGGTGGAGAACAGTCGATG GCTGGACTGAGTGGAACGAGGCCACCCAGAATAATGACGCTGAGGA GATAGTGGAACAAGCGGCCGATCGTGTCTTCATGGCGGCCCGGCTCTTTGTTCGCCTTTTCAACCATCGTGGCGCTTCTCTGCAGCAGCGCATCCTGGAGCTCGTCACGCTGGCTGACGCCGCTGACAACTTTCACAAGAAGACGGTTACGGCCAGCATCGGTGGTGGTGTGGCCAGTGTGGCAGGCTCTATTACCACCATCACCGGTCTGATCCTGGCCCCATTCACGGCAGGAACGTCGCTCATTGTCACAGCTGTGGGTATCGGCATTGCCACGGCGGGGGGCGTAGCCTCTGCCTCCGCCAACATCACAGACACGGTGCATTCGAAGACTGATCGTAAGAAGGTGGAAAAAATGATCCAAGACTACCAGGAGCAGATGAATGACATCAAAGAGTGTCTGGAGTTCTTGCAG GAAGGGATGGAAACTCTTGAGGAGTGGAACTTTGAGCAGTACGCCGAGAGCATCTCCAAAAAACATCTCAACCAGAACGTCAAACATGTCATGAAGGAGGGCGGCCGGGCTGGCAAAGCTTTGGTCATCAACACAGAAAGCCTGATCAACACTGTCCAGGTCCTCAGTGTGGCGGGTGGCGCTGCCAAAGCAGCCCAGGCGATAAGCATCACCACTGGGGTCATGTCGGGCCTCTTCCTGGCACTAGATCTCTTCTTCTTGGCCAAGGACTCTGCAGAGCTGAAAAAAGGCGCCAAGACAGAGTTCGCCGCGAAAATCAGAGAAGTTTGCAAAGACCTGCAGCGTGGACTGCTGGAGCTGAACCGCATCAAGGAAGAGCTGCAGAAGACGATGGATGGCATCGAGGTGGAAGTGAAAGAAGAGGACGAGGAGATTTTGAAGTCTGATCTGAAGAAACTCAATGAGCTCGAAGAATGA